Proteins encoded within one genomic window of bacterium:
- a CDS encoding ECF transporter S component, with the protein MRRELPVGLVSLVGLALFCWPFFGSGLPAGTPAWTLSLACVAGLFLVEAGTRQLDSRAVALLAAIAAIDTALRLAVIEGIGGFSPIYFLVLCAGFVFGTSFGFLAGALSILVSALAGGGMGPWVPYQVFAVGWVGVAAGLGGRWARPHHRTPGWREVVVLAAVGAIMGWVVGALLDITDWIPVYRGNPSLGWLPGMAPATAWLHFGRFYVLTSLAYDTFRAAGNVAMVLALGAPVLAALMRLRARLTFEVVPS; encoded by the coding sequence GTGAGGCGCGAGCTCCCGGTGGGCCTGGTGTCGCTCGTGGGCCTGGCCCTCTTCTGCTGGCCGTTTTTCGGCAGCGGGCTGCCGGCCGGCACGCCGGCCTGGACTCTGAGCCTGGCCTGCGTCGCGGGCCTGTTCCTGGTGGAGGCCGGGACGCGTCAGCTGGATTCGCGCGCCGTGGCCCTGCTGGCCGCGATCGCGGCCATCGACACGGCGCTGCGGCTGGCGGTGATCGAGGGCATCGGCGGCTTCAGCCCGATCTATTTCCTGGTGCTGTGCGCCGGCTTCGTCTTCGGCACCTCGTTCGGCTTCCTGGCCGGAGCGCTGTCGATCCTGGTCTCGGCGCTCGCGGGCGGCGGCATGGGGCCGTGGGTGCCGTACCAGGTGTTCGCGGTCGGCTGGGTCGGGGTTGCGGCCGGGCTGGGCGGACGCTGGGCGCGCCCTCACCACCGCACGCCGGGCTGGCGTGAGGTCGTCGTCCTGGCGGCGGTCGGCGCGATCATGGGCTGGGTCGTCGGGGCTCTGCTCGACATCACCGACTGGATCCCGGTCTACCGCGGCAATCCAAGCCTGGGCTGGCTGCCGGGGATGGCGCCGGCGACGGCGTGGCTTCACTTCGGCCGCTTCTACGTGCTCACGTCCCTCGCGTACGACACGTTTCGCGCCGCCGGCAACGTGGCCATGGTGCTGGCGCTGGGAGCGCCGGTGCTGGCCGCCCTGATGCGCCTGCGGGCCCGCCTGACCTTCGAGGTCGTGCCCTCCTGA
- a CDS encoding energy-coupling factor ABC transporter ATP-binding protein: MAAARPSFVGRGRRPCGAHQRRGIDPAGRVDGGSRFWLRAADRGQIDAPAEIRLGPGRRLGFCARHLRARPRRRLGRRLVCIPDARIPGDRHPAAGGLPASLHSGAGVAVARLSRLSYWYPAAAGAALREVSLALEGGLTVVAGSSGGGKSTLLRVLNGLVPHFHGGRIAGTAEVAGMNIIETPTRRLARTVGFVFQDPELQTVYDAVDREVAFGLENIGMPPREMAGRVDEALHAAGVSHLAGRSVRTLSGGERQRVALASALAMRPQLVVLDEPTSQLDPDGAAMVLEAATSLAGRGCAVVISEHRLEPLLRVASALIRVEEGRAEPADPASWTLPAAPVAPGRRTGRRAEAWSLAGVSAGFAGHVVLDGVNLAGAAGEVVALSGPNGGGKTTLLRLIAGALPPLAGRVERRPGRIAYLPQNPTALLHRPTVRAEVRLTLRRAEESEVPEAVLQELGLLAVADRYPRDLSCGERQRAALAAVLPGRPDLVLLDEPTRGMDAAARAALVRLVARLRDAGSAVVLATHDAHLRTALADRVVTVAGGGITEMTPGAVRA; encoded by the coding sequence ATGGCGGCCGCGCGGCCCTCGTTCGTGGGCCGAGGTCGTCGTCCCTGTGGTGCTCACCAGCGTCGAGGGATCGATCCAGCTGGCCGAGTCGATGGAGGCTCGAGGTTTTGGCTCCGGGCCGCGGACCGCGGTCAAATCGACGCGCCTGCGGAGATCCGACTGGGTCCTGGTCGCCGCCTCGGCTTTTGCGCTCGCCATCTTCGTGCTCGCCCGCGCCGCCGGCTGGGCCGCCGACTGGTTTGCATACCCGACGCTCGCATTCCCGGCGATCGACATCCGGCCGCTGGCGGCCTGCCTGCTTCTCTTCACTCCGGTGCTGGTGTGGCGGTCGCGCGCTTAAGCCGCCTGTCGTACTGGTACCCGGCCGCGGCAGGTGCGGCGCTGCGCGAGGTGAGCCTGGCGCTCGAAGGCGGGTTGACGGTGGTGGCCGGGTCATCCGGCGGCGGCAAGTCGACATTGCTCCGCGTTCTCAACGGCCTCGTCCCACACTTCCACGGCGGTCGCATCGCGGGCACAGCCGAGGTCGCGGGCATGAACATCATCGAAACCCCCACCCGCCGGCTGGCGCGCACCGTGGGCTTCGTGTTCCAGGATCCGGAGCTGCAGACCGTGTACGACGCCGTCGACCGTGAGGTCGCGTTCGGGCTCGAAAACATCGGGATGCCGCCCCGCGAGATGGCCGGGCGCGTCGACGAAGCTCTGCATGCGGCGGGTGTGTCGCACCTGGCGGGGCGCAGCGTCAGGACCCTCAGCGGCGGTGAACGCCAGCGCGTGGCCCTGGCCTCGGCCCTGGCCATGAGGCCTCAGCTGGTGGTGCTCGACGAGCCCACTTCTCAGCTGGACCCCGACGGCGCGGCGATGGTGCTCGAGGCCGCCACCAGCCTGGCCGGGCGCGGCTGCGCGGTCGTCATCTCGGAGCACCGGCTCGAGCCGCTGCTGAGGGTTGCGTCCGCGCTCATCCGGGTCGAAGAGGGCCGGGCCGAGCCGGCGGATCCCGCGTCGTGGACCCTGCCTGCCGCGCCGGTCGCGCCTGGACGGCGCACCGGCCGCCGAGCCGAGGCCTGGTCGCTCGCCGGTGTCAGCGCCGGGTTCGCCGGGCATGTGGTCCTGGACGGCGTCAACCTGGCCGGAGCCGCGGGCGAGGTGGTGGCGCTCAGCGGGCCGAACGGCGGCGGCAAGACGACCCTGCTGCGGTTGATCGCCGGCGCTTTGCCGCCGCTGGCCGGACGGGTCGAACGGCGGCCTGGCCGCATCGCCTACCTGCCGCAGAACCCGACCGCGCTGCTCCACCGCCCGACGGTGCGCGCCGAGGTCAGGCTCACGCTCCGACGGGCTGAAGAGTCCGAGGTCCCCGAGGCGGTTCTTCAGGAGCTCGGCCTGCTGGCGGTCGCCGACCGCTACCCTCGCGACCTCTCGTGCGGGGAGCGCCAGCGGGCGGCACTCGCCGCCGTGCTGCCGGGGCGGCCCGACCTGGTCCTGCTGGACGAGCCAACGCGCGGGATGGATGCCGCCGCCCGCGCCGCGCTGGTCCGGCTCGTGGCCCGGCTGCGCGACGCGGGGTCAGCTGTCGTGCTGGCGACTCACGACGCCCATCTGCGGACCGCGCTGGCCGATCGCGTGGTCACCGTCGCCGGCGGCGGGATCACGGAGATGACGCCGGGGGCGGTGAGGGCGTGA
- a CDS encoding 2-phosphosulfolactate phosphatase: protein MDGAAGPGLVLALSPISCPGRRPHHLHVDIIHATGVEGARQGRGVVVVIDVLRSFTVSAYALAGGAKECLLVPTVAEARTLAARTPGAVLSAEEEALPVKGIAISNSPTQIHAAALEGRVLIQRSSAGVPVIASVPPGLDMFAASLVVARATVAACIALSPSVLTLVASADHPEDHACARYMEAIIRRQQPDIDRLLQPLRESARYARAISGAWPGFPPTDLDLALVPDRFDFAMPVVHDGGCLRLTKGASGLNG, encoded by the coding sequence ATGGACGGTGCGGCGGGCCCGGGGCTGGTGCTGGCACTCTCGCCGATATCATGCCCTGGCCGCAGGCCCCACCATCTTCATGTGGACATCATCCACGCGACCGGCGTCGAAGGGGCTCGGCAGGGACGTGGGGTCGTGGTCGTCATCGACGTCCTGCGGTCCTTCACGGTCAGCGCATACGCACTTGCCGGCGGCGCCAAAGAGTGCTTGCTCGTGCCCACCGTGGCGGAGGCCCGTACCCTGGCGGCGCGCACGCCGGGAGCCGTGCTCTCAGCTGAGGAGGAGGCCTTGCCGGTGAAGGGGATCGCCATCAGCAACTCACCGACCCAGATCCACGCCGCCGCCCTCGAGGGCCGCGTGCTGATTCAGCGCTCCAGCGCCGGCGTGCCGGTCATCGCCTCAGTTCCGCCCGGGCTCGACATGTTCGCGGCCAGCCTGGTGGTGGCTCGCGCGACGGTTGCCGCCTGCATCGCGCTGAGCCCATCGGTGTTGACGCTGGTCGCCTCCGCCGATCACCCGGAGGACCATGCATGCGCCCGCTACATGGAGGCGATCATCCGCCGGCAACAGCCCGACATCGATCGACTTCTCCAACCCCTGCGCGAAAGCGCCCGCTATGCACGGGCGATCAGCGGCGCGTGGCCGGGCTTTCCTCCCACCGACCTGGACCTCGCCCTCGTTCCGGACCGCTTCGACTTTGCCATGCCCGTCGTCCATGACGGCGGCTGCCTGCGGCTGACCAAAGGCGCATCCGGCCTGAACGGCTAA
- a CDS encoding cupin domain-containing protein, whose product MISARVPAPAPGPPHRPFGFEQIADCGSMRVVGLRLEPGQNVPEHRNAIPVALIVTEGRLNFDDGMNSGQVGAGEMLLINPGERHTYRADVDTSAYLVFAGLPGVRSRTWTLRRKH is encoded by the coding sequence ATGATATCGGCGAGAGTGCCAGCACCAGCCCCGGGCCCGCCGCACCGTCCATTCGGCTTCGAGCAGATCGCCGACTGCGGCTCGATGCGCGTCGTCGGCTTGCGGCTGGAGCCGGGACAGAACGTACCTGAGCACCGGAACGCCATCCCCGTCGCGCTGATCGTCACCGAGGGACGGCTCAATTTCGACGATGGCATGAATTCGGGCCAGGTCGGCGCCGGGGAGATGCTTCTGATCAACCCGGGCGAGCGCCACACGTACCGCGCCGACGTCGATACGTCGGCCTACCTCGTATTCGCGGGCCTTCCCGGCGTGCGAAGCCGCACGTGGACCTTGCGGCGCAAGCACTGA
- a CDS encoding histidine phosphatase family protein, with translation MTLELYLARHGETEWSLNGRHTGSTDLPLTPRGEEKAAALRPRLAGIHFDVVYSSPLRRAARTADLAGFPNPRLSSFLREVDYGDYEGLTSKTIHESRPDWELYKDGCPGGETPAQIYARAQQFIALAAGTTGRVLAFAHGHILRAVAVAWLRIDISAAAKLQLDVATLSVLRDDGRNRVLALWNAP, from the coding sequence CTGACGCTCGAGCTCTACCTCGCGCGCCACGGGGAGACCGAGTGGAGTCTCAACGGCCGCCACACCGGGAGCACCGACCTACCGCTGACGCCTCGCGGTGAGGAAAAGGCCGCGGCGCTGCGCCCTCGACTCGCCGGCATCCATTTCGACGTCGTGTACTCGAGCCCCCTGCGGCGCGCCGCGCGCACGGCCGACCTGGCGGGTTTCCCCAATCCACGCCTGAGCTCCTTTCTGCGCGAGGTCGACTACGGCGACTACGAAGGCCTGACCTCCAAGACGATCCATGAGTCGCGCCCTGACTGGGAGCTGTACAAGGACGGCTGTCCGGGCGGTGAGACGCCGGCGCAGATCTACGCCCGAGCGCAGCAGTTCATCGCCCTGGCGGCGGGCACCACCGGCCGGGTGCTCGCGTTCGCCCACGGCCACATCCTTCGTGCGGTCGCGGTCGCGTGGTTGCGCATCGACATCTCGGCCGCCGCCAAGCTGCAGCTCGATGTCGCGACGTTGAGCGTGCTTCGCGACGATGGCCGCAACCGCGTCCTGGCGCTCTGGAACGCCCCATAG
- a CDS encoding diguanylate cyclase, translating to MPIGDFLRRRPEAQTCQACGSLLPHGAVFCPSCGVKADDPQAEPLHIVDRATGLFNERFVRPVLEDELARAHRYQRNLGVLLIEANGAGTADETLKTMAAALAGTVRDVDTPGVVGRTPPQLLAILPDTDVAGTAHAANRVLSAVNEALKQQGGQAAVGLVCVRPGQRVRAGAVIESAGRSLRSGRPEMMGKPA from the coding sequence ATGCCGATTGGCGACTTCCTCCGCCGCCGGCCGGAGGCCCAGACATGCCAGGCTTGCGGATCGCTGCTGCCCCATGGCGCCGTCTTCTGCCCGTCATGTGGCGTGAAGGCCGATGACCCGCAAGCCGAGCCTCTCCACATCGTCGACCGAGCCACCGGCCTGTTCAACGAGCGGTTCGTCCGCCCGGTGCTCGAGGACGAGCTGGCGCGCGCGCACCGCTACCAGCGCAACCTGGGCGTGCTGCTGATCGAGGCCAACGGCGCGGGCACAGCGGACGAGACGCTCAAGACCATGGCCGCCGCCCTGGCGGGCACGGTGCGTGACGTCGACACCCCCGGTGTCGTCGGCCGCACCCCGCCGCAGCTTCTGGCGATTCTTCCGGACACCGATGTGGCGGGCACCGCCCATGCCGCCAACCGCGTCCTCTCGGCCGTCAACGAGGCGCTCAAGCAGCAGGGCGGCCAGGCCGCGGTGGGCCTGGTGTGCGTGCGTCCCGGGCAGCGTGTGCGCGCGGGCGCCGTGATCGAGAGCGCCGGCCGCTCTCTGCGTTCGGGCCGGCCCGAGATGATGGGCAAGCCCGCCTGA
- a CDS encoding transcriptional regulator: MVGGGLDYSAPFQRAIELIGKRWTGAVVKGLIPAPARFNQLLAGIPGISDRVLTERLRELETEGIVERLVDPGPPVRVSYRLTSRGRALEPVLSAVAAWADSWLTSPAAAVG; encoded by the coding sequence ATGGTCGGTGGGGGCCTCGACTACAGCGCGCCCTTTCAGCGCGCCATCGAGCTGATCGGGAAGCGTTGGACGGGGGCGGTCGTGAAGGGGCTCATCCCCGCACCCGCTCGCTTCAACCAGCTGCTGGCCGGCATTCCCGGCATCAGCGACCGCGTCCTCACCGAGCGCTTGCGTGAGCTCGAGACTGAAGGCATCGTCGAGCGCCTCGTCGATCCAGGACCACCGGTGCGCGTGAGCTATCGACTGACGTCGCGCGGCCGCGCCCTCGAGCCCGTGCTGTCCGCGGTCGCGGCATGGGCGGACAGCTGGTTGACATCTCCCGCCGCCGCGGTGGGCTGA
- a CDS encoding PspC domain-containing protein, with product MQPATGQRFYRGSDRMLGGVCSGLAEGFHVDPLWVRLAFVLLAFLQGIGVVVYLALWLVMPERQVTGGSSLDSMSADLRRAWADVRGLFARPRPAPPPPPASPEAPATQAVPETPPAATTVVTASASVLLGLILVGFGLVFLANNIGLVNWSVLWPAGLIALGILLLVRALARKP from the coding sequence ATGCAACCAGCGACCGGCCAAAGGTTCTACCGCGGCTCGGACCGCATGCTCGGGGGCGTTTGCTCGGGCCTGGCCGAGGGTTTCCACGTCGATCCGCTGTGGGTGCGCCTGGCTTTCGTCCTGCTCGCCTTCCTGCAGGGCATCGGTGTCGTCGTCTATCTCGCCCTGTGGCTGGTGATGCCCGAGCGCCAGGTGACAGGCGGGTCCAGCCTCGACTCCATGTCCGCCGATCTGAGGCGCGCCTGGGCGGATGTGAGAGGCCTTTTCGCGCGGCCGAGGCCCGCCCCGCCTCCACCGCCGGCGTCGCCTGAGGCCCCTGCGACCCAGGCGGTCCCGGAGACGCCGCCGGCGGCGACCACGGTGGTGACGGCCTCGGCTTCCGTGCTGCTGGGCCTCATCCTCGTCGGCTTCGGCCTGGTGTTCCTGGCCAACAACATCGGGCTGGTCAACTGGTCAGTCCTGTGGCCCGCAGGCCTGATCGCCCTCGGCATCCTTCTCCTGGTGCGCGCTCTCGCGCGGAAGCCCTAA
- a CDS encoding bifunctional folylpolyglutamate synthase/dihydrofolate synthase — protein sequence MTYAEALAYISKQGRFGMKLGTERTRALLDRLGRPDRGLKGALIAGTNGKGSTGACLASILRAAGHDVGFMPKPHLISYTERIEVNGRPIGEDEFVETLQAIMPALEAIAAGMGQATEFEMLTAMALAYLAPRTDRLVCEVGLGGRLDATNALDLGVAMITNVDLDHQKYLGDTIEQIAHEKAAIVKPGDHVITGCEGAALEIVEEHARLAAAPIWRLGREIQVESTSRGWDGHTLTVTGPGFEHAGLELPLVGDYQPANAALAVAAAQLLDGAADDAVRDGLASTRWPGRLQVIGRRPRVILDGGHNPAAMAKAGTALRHLIGTERLITVFAMLSERDPFQLLAALRTLSPEATVFTEPVSAGGHAVPAEQLASAYGSGAEAVRPAGAALEHARELAGPDGNVLVCGSLYLVGEILATRV from the coding sequence GTGACGTACGCGGAAGCGCTGGCCTACATCTCCAAGCAGGGCCGGTTCGGGATGAAGCTGGGCACGGAACGGACGAGAGCGCTCCTCGACCGTCTCGGCCGCCCGGACCGAGGTCTCAAGGGCGCGCTCATCGCGGGCACCAACGGCAAGGGCTCGACCGGGGCCTGCCTCGCTTCGATCCTGCGCGCGGCCGGTCACGACGTGGGGTTCATGCCCAAGCCCCACCTGATCTCGTACACCGAACGGATCGAGGTCAACGGCCGTCCGATCGGCGAAGACGAGTTCGTCGAAACGCTGCAGGCCATCATGCCCGCGCTGGAGGCGATCGCCGCCGGCATGGGGCAGGCGACCGAGTTCGAGATGCTGACGGCGATGGCGCTGGCCTACCTCGCGCCCCGCACCGATCGGCTGGTCTGCGAGGTCGGTCTGGGCGGGCGCCTCGACGCCACCAATGCCCTGGACCTTGGCGTGGCGATGATCACCAACGTCGACCTGGACCACCAGAAGTACCTGGGCGACACGATCGAGCAGATCGCACACGAGAAGGCCGCCATCGTCAAGCCCGGTGACCACGTCATCACCGGTTGCGAGGGCGCGGCGCTCGAGATCGTCGAGGAGCATGCGCGGCTCGCGGCGGCGCCGATCTGGCGTCTCGGCCGCGAGATCCAGGTCGAATCGACCTCGCGTGGCTGGGACGGCCACACCCTGACCGTCACCGGCCCCGGCTTCGAGCACGCCGGCCTGGAGCTGCCGCTCGTGGGTGACTACCAGCCGGCGAATGCCGCGCTCGCCGTCGCCGCCGCGCAGCTCCTGGACGGGGCCGCCGATGACGCCGTCCGCGACGGACTGGCTTCGACGCGCTGGCCGGGCCGGCTCCAGGTGATCGGCCGGCGGCCGCGGGTCATCCTGGACGGCGGCCACAACCCGGCGGCGATGGCCAAGGCGGGAACGGCCCTCCGGCACCTCATCGGCACGGAGCGGCTGATCACCGTCTTCGCCATGCTGAGCGAGCGCGATCCGTTCCAGCTCCTGGCCGCCCTGCGAACTCTGAGCCCGGAGGCCACCGTCTTCACCGAGCCCGTGAGCGCCGGTGGGCATGCGGTGCCTGCCGAGCAGCTCGCGTCGGCCTACGGGTCGGGAGCTGAGGCGGTCCGGCCCGCGGGCGCGGCGCTCGAACACGCCAGGGAGCTGGCGGGACCCGATGGCAACGTGCTCGTGTGCGGCTCGCTGTATCTGGTCGGCGAGATCCTCGCCACGCGCGTGTAG
- a CDS encoding bifunctional 5,10-methylenetetrahydrofolate dehydrogenase/5,10-methenyltetrahydrofolate cyclohydrolase: MTARVLDGKSVAQQIFEETARAVASHIARGGSRPKLATVLVGDDPASARYVELKQKNAGQVGIDSEDHRLPAQTTTEELLALVDRLNRDQSVSGILVQQPAPRHIDMTQVVLALDPVKDVDGFHPINAGRVALGLPGGVEPCTPAGIVELLDRAGVQMEGAHAVVVGRSNLVGKPTALLLLKRNATVTLCHTRTQDLAGYTSAADILVAAAGRANLITRDMVKAGATVVDVSTNWADGRQVGDLGPRVEEVAGWLTPNPGGVGPMTRAMLIKNTYQAEVRRRP; this comes from the coding sequence GTGACCGCTCGCGTCCTGGACGGCAAGTCCGTCGCCCAACAGATCTTCGAAGAGACCGCCCGCGCGGTCGCCTCACACATCGCCCGCGGCGGTTCGCGCCCCAAGCTCGCGACCGTGCTGGTCGGTGACGACCCCGCTTCGGCGCGGTACGTGGAGCTCAAGCAAAAAAACGCAGGCCAGGTGGGCATCGATTCCGAGGATCATCGCCTGCCGGCTCAGACCACCACCGAAGAGCTGCTGGCGCTCGTCGACCGCTTGAATAGGGACCAGAGCGTGAGCGGCATCCTGGTGCAGCAGCCCGCGCCTCGACACATCGACATGACCCAAGTGGTGCTGGCTTTAGATCCCGTCAAGGATGTCGACGGGTTTCATCCCATCAATGCGGGTCGCGTCGCGCTCGGACTGCCGGGAGGGGTCGAACCGTGCACGCCCGCGGGCATCGTCGAGCTGCTCGATCGGGCGGGGGTGCAAATGGAAGGCGCGCATGCGGTTGTGGTCGGCCGGAGCAACCTGGTCGGCAAACCCACCGCTCTGCTGCTGCTCAAGCGCAACGCGACCGTGACGCTGTGCCACACGAGGACTCAGGACCTCGCCGGTTACACGAGCGCCGCCGACATCCTGGTCGCGGCCGCCGGCAGGGCCAACCTGATCACCAGGGACATGGTCAAGGCAGGCGCGACGGTCGTTGACGTCAGCACCAACTGGGCAGACGGGAGGCAGGTGGGCGACCTCGGCCCGCGGGTCGAGGAGGTGGCCGGCTGGTTGACCCCGAACCCGGGCGGTGTCGGCCCGATGACACGCGCGATGCTGATCAAGAACACGTACCAAGCCGAGGTGCGCCGCCGCCCCTAA
- the larC gene encoding nickel pincer cofactor biosynthesis protein LarC: MTIAYFDCFAGISGDMTLGALIDSGADRALLDAAVAALRLGDEVSVDVRREERGHVGGTRVVIETSDRVERTVPALRAAVEDADLPDQVKTPALAAVDRLARAEARIHGLAEEKLHLHELGGADTLVDVVGAFWLLHGLGVNRVFASPLPAPRGRKDAMPLPAPASLRVLEGTGAVFEPAEDGRELVTPTGAAILAASAIFLRPAMSLKAIGYGIGARQSPGNALAVWIGEEVERETGVTLIETNLDDMAPNLIAALCEDLMAAGALDVSTTPTLMKKGRPGHLISVMSPPELAARLSDHLLRHSTTMGVRMTVAQRVIAQRTIIEVQTELGRARVKVKELGGRPVDAAPEYEDCRRISRETGRDLREVMRLVAEAARRELGLI; encoded by the coding sequence ATGACCATCGCGTACTTCGACTGCTTTGCGGGCATCTCCGGCGACATGACGCTCGGCGCGCTCATCGACTCGGGCGCGGATCGCGCCCTGCTCGACGCCGCGGTCGCGGCGCTCAGGCTCGGGGACGAGGTCAGCGTCGACGTGCGGCGGGAGGAACGCGGCCACGTCGGCGGCACGCGGGTCGTGATCGAAACCTCGGATCGAGTCGAGCGGACGGTGCCGGCGCTGCGCGCCGCGGTCGAAGACGCGGATTTACCCGACCAGGTCAAGACGCCGGCGCTCGCCGCCGTCGACAGGCTGGCTCGCGCTGAAGCCCGCATCCACGGCCTTGCCGAAGAGAAGCTTCACCTTCACGAGCTCGGCGGGGCCGACACGCTGGTCGATGTGGTCGGCGCCTTCTGGCTCCTCCACGGCCTCGGCGTCAACCGCGTGTTCGCCTCACCGCTCCCGGCGCCTCGGGGTCGCAAGGATGCGATGCCGCTGCCGGCGCCGGCGAGCCTGCGTGTGCTCGAGGGCACGGGTGCGGTGTTCGAGCCGGCCGAGGACGGCCGGGAGCTGGTGACGCCGACCGGCGCGGCCATCCTGGCCGCCTCGGCGATATTCCTGCGGCCGGCGATGTCCCTCAAAGCGATCGGCTACGGCATCGGCGCCCGCCAGTCTCCAGGCAATGCGCTGGCGGTGTGGATCGGTGAGGAAGTCGAACGCGAGACCGGAGTCACCCTCATCGAGACCAACCTGGACGACATGGCGCCCAACCTCATCGCGGCGCTCTGTGAAGACCTCATGGCCGCGGGCGCGCTCGATGTGAGCACCACCCCTACCCTGATGAAAAAGGGCCGGCCGGGTCATCTGATTTCCGTCATGTCCCCCCCCGAGCTGGCCGCTCGCCTGAGCGATCACCTGCTCCGGCACAGCACCACCATGGGGGTGCGCATGACGGTGGCGCAGCGGGTGATCGCGCAGCGAACCATCATCGAGGTCCAGACAGAGCTCGGAAGGGCGCGCGTCAAAGTCAAAGAGCTGGGCGGCAGGCCGGTCGATGCGGCGCCTGAGTACGAGGACTGCCGGCGGATCTCACGTGAGACGGGGCGCGACCTGCGCGAGGTCATGCGCCTGGTGGCAGAGGCCGCCCGCAGGGAATTGGGCCTGATCTAA
- the folB gene encoding dihydroneopterin aldolase: MDRILLAGMSFQGRHGVRPAEREQAQEFRVDVEVDCDLSEPGLTDRLEDTVDYTRVRAIAKEVVEGESVKLLETLAGRIADRVLDLPRVGAVSVRIAKRPASMQPIDAAAVHISRTRG, from the coding sequence GTGGACCGCATCCTCCTGGCGGGCATGTCGTTTCAGGGCCGGCACGGCGTGCGTCCGGCTGAGCGCGAGCAGGCGCAGGAATTCAGGGTCGATGTCGAAGTCGACTGCGACCTGAGCGAGCCAGGGCTCACGGACCGGCTCGAGGACACCGTCGACTACACCCGGGTTCGTGCCATCGCCAAAGAGGTCGTCGAGGGCGAATCCGTCAAACTCCTCGAAACGCTGGCCGGCCGCATCGCGGATCGTGTGCTCGACCTGCCGCGGGTGGGCGCCGTCTCGGTGCGGATCGCCAAGCGTCCGGCGAGCATGCAACCGATCGATGCGGCCGCTGTGCACATCAGCAGGACACGCGGATGA
- a CDS encoding N-acetyltransferase family protein — translation MRSTGQLCPRPRLGGVTSPKVDVRPAAEHDLGALNAIYNHYAAETHYTFDVEPIPMDARREWFSHYAGTGRYRLLVADLGGQVVGYACSGRFRPRPGYATSVETSVYLSPEAVGRGAGSRLYEELFKSLENEDVHRAYAGIALPNPASVALHERFGFKRVAHFTEQGRKFGRFWDVGWFEKPLGAAVAT, via the coding sequence ATGCGGTCCACGGGTCAATTGTGCCCGCGGCCTAGACTGGGCGGCGTGACCAGCCCCAAGGTTGACGTCCGGCCTGCGGCCGAGCATGACCTCGGAGCGTTGAACGCCATCTACAACCACTACGCCGCCGAGACCCATTACACGTTCGACGTCGAGCCGATCCCCATGGACGCCCGCCGCGAGTGGTTCAGCCACTACGCCGGCACGGGCCGGTACCGCCTCCTGGTCGCCGATCTGGGGGGTCAGGTCGTCGGCTACGCATGCAGCGGCCGGTTCCGGCCCCGGCCCGGTTACGCGACGTCGGTGGAGACCAGCGTGTACCTGTCGCCCGAAGCCGTCGGCCGGGGCGCCGGGTCGCGGCTTTACGAGGAGCTGTTCAAGTCACTCGAAAATGAGGACGTGCACCGCGCGTACGCGGGAATCGCCCTGCCCAACCCCGCGTCGGTGGCGCTGCACGAGCGGTTCGGGTTCAAGCGCGTGGCGCACTTCACCGAGCAGGGGCGCAAGTTCGGACGGTTCTGGGACGTCGGCTGGTTCGAAAAACCCCTCGGCGCCGCGGTGGCAACCTAA